A DNA window from Aureibaculum sp. 2308TA14-22 contains the following coding sequences:
- a CDS encoding molecular chaperone DjiA, with the protein MASFSKWIGATLGWSLGGPIGGILGFIVGSLVDGFTDVDINTMGQNPRQSSRTEAGDFEISLLVLAAVVIKADGRSSKKELDYVRDNFIRMYGKQRANNAFKLFNEIRKKGTIPTRQVCIQIRQHMTHASRLQLLHFLFGIAKSDGAVSQTESDAIKRISVYLYISNRDFESIRAMFYGASSSSSGASYSSSTAYKILEITKSATNDEVKKAYRKMVKKHHPDKLRHLGEEHQKGAEEKFRQIQKAYEQIQAERGM; encoded by the coding sequence ATGGCGAGTTTTTCAAAATGGATTGGTGCAACACTTGGATGGTCTTTGGGCGGACCTATTGGTGGGATTTTAGGTTTTATTGTGGGTAGTTTAGTTGATGGATTTACTGATGTGGACATTAATACCATGGGGCAAAATCCAAGACAATCTTCGCGAACAGAAGCGGGCGATTTTGAAATCAGTTTATTGGTTTTGGCTGCCGTGGTAATTAAAGCCGATGGTAGGTCTAGTAAAAAAGAATTGGATTATGTACGTGATAATTTTATTAGAATGTACGGAAAACAAAGAGCTAATAACGCATTTAAACTGTTTAACGAAATACGAAAAAAAGGAACGATACCTACGCGACAGGTCTGTATTCAGATAAGGCAACACATGACACATGCCTCTCGATTACAATTGTTACATTTTCTGTTCGGAATTGCAAAATCAGACGGTGCGGTTAGTCAGACAGAAAGCGATGCTATAAAACGAATCTCGGTCTATTTATATATCAGTAATCGTGATTTTGAATCAATAAGGGCAATGTTTTATGGTGCTTCTTCTTCATCGTCCGGAGCTTCATATAGCAGTAGTACCGCTTATAAAATTTTGGAAATAACAAAATCAGCTACTAATGATGAGGTTAAAAAAGCCTATCGAAAAATGGTAAAAAAGCATCATCCTGATAAATTAAGACATTTAGGTGAAGAACATCAGAAAGGTGCTGAAGAAAAATTTAGGCAAATACAAAAAGCTTATGAGCAAATACAGGCGGAACGAGGAATGTAA
- a CDS encoding S41 family peptidase yields the protein MQKIVYFFGICLLLFSCTSVKTYNEQIAVNHSVRSLKKDVDVAYKRLKKLHPRLYQYISKPKLESKFDSLKKTIVKPLSSQQFYEKLAPVIAEVRQGHISVNPPLKRFNNKERKLLNKKKFEFYELDFEFLNDNLWIVNTRGADSILVGSKTLKIDGENVDKLFNKYKKLFSSDGYNSTFQNRIVASRFSGFYYRDKGFVDSLSLTLKKGDSLFTKVLRRIPKDSVPGKIKIDSLHKKPKKLTESEKKEQKLKEKQKREKDYIYGYEKARDRYTRNFNFIGKDSSVAIMKIRGFGNGNYKKFYQKSFVVMDSAKTEYLILDLRDNTGGRLDEIDKLYSYLTNKNYQLIEKAEVLTRQPFLTSMLSKNNPTFIKIGATLLSPFMAIHNLFKSGKKDGKKYYSFSSSKLKKPNPLNFKGEIYVLINGASFSASSILSTNLHANKRATFVGEETGGAYNGTVAGLFKYIELPNSKVKMNIGLAQIEAPYSTNPDGYGIKPDVQIIPTIEDRLHNIDPELEWVLEDIENKKNDK from the coding sequence ATGCAAAAGATAGTATACTTTTTTGGTATATGCTTATTATTGTTTTCTTGTACAAGTGTAAAAACGTACAATGAACAGATTGCAGTAAATCATTCCGTACGCAGTTTAAAAAAGGATGTTGATGTTGCTTATAAAAGGCTGAAAAAGCTGCACCCAAGGTTATATCAATACATATCAAAACCTAAATTAGAATCTAAATTCGATAGTTTAAAAAAAACTATTGTTAAACCTTTATCCAGTCAACAATTTTATGAAAAACTGGCACCAGTTATTGCTGAGGTAAGACAAGGTCACATTTCGGTTAACCCTCCTCTTAAACGTTTCAATAATAAAGAAAGAAAATTACTCAATAAAAAAAAGTTTGAGTTTTATGAATTAGATTTTGAATTTTTAAATGATAATTTATGGATTGTAAATACTAGAGGTGCTGATTCCATCTTAGTAGGCAGTAAAACCCTCAAAATTGATGGTGAAAATGTTGATAAATTATTCAATAAGTATAAAAAGTTATTCTCTTCTGATGGATACAATTCAACCTTTCAAAATAGAATTGTAGCTTCTCGGTTTTCAGGTTTTTATTATAGAGATAAAGGGTTTGTGGATAGTTTGTCGCTGACTTTAAAAAAAGGAGATTCATTATTTACGAAAGTCTTAAGAAGAATTCCAAAAGACTCGGTTCCAGGAAAAATTAAAATAGATTCCCTACATAAAAAACCAAAAAAACTTACTGAGTCAGAAAAGAAAGAGCAAAAGCTCAAAGAGAAACAGAAAAGGGAAAAAGATTACATTTATGGATATGAAAAAGCTAGAGATAGATATACCAGAAACTTTAATTTTATAGGTAAAGATAGCAGTGTAGCTATTATGAAAATAAGAGGTTTTGGAAATGGTAACTATAAGAAGTTTTATCAAAAAAGTTTTGTTGTTATGGATTCCGCTAAAACGGAATATCTAATATTAGATTTAAGGGACAATACAGGTGGTAGACTTGATGAAATTGATAAACTATACTCATATCTAACTAATAAAAACTACCAGTTAATTGAAAAAGCAGAAGTACTAACACGCCAACCTTTTTTAACCTCTATGCTGTCTAAAAACAATCCTACATTCATAAAAATAGGAGCAACGTTGCTATCACCTTTTATGGCTATACATAATTTGTTTAAATCTGGGAAAAAGGATGGAAAAAAATATTATTCGTTTTCTAGTTCTAAACTTAAAAAACCAAATCCGTTAAATTTTAAAGGAGAAATTTATGTATTGATTAATGGAGCCTCGTTTTCCGCTTCATCTATATTATCTACAAATTTACATGCTAATAAAAGAGCTACTTTTGTTGGAGAAGAAACAGGCGGTGCTTATAACGGAACAGTTGCAGGATTATTTAAATACATTGAATTGCCAAACTCAAAAGTAAAAATGAATATCGGTTTAGCTCAAATTGAAGCACCATATTCTACCAATCCTGATGGTTATGGAATAAAGCCCGATGTACAGATTATTCCTACTATTGAAGATAGATTACATAATATTGACCCAGAACTGGAATGGGTGCTAGAGGATATAGAAAATAAAAAGAACGATAAATAA
- a CDS encoding alpha/beta fold hydrolase, with the protein MDNFFTYKNTTIRYRISGKGAAVVLLHGFLEDLTMWDTITTVLSKRNRIVAIDLLGHGKSENLGYIHTMEEQAEMVKALLKHLKLRKYTFIGHSMGGYISLAFSKIYPDSIKGICLMNSTAEADTKEKKTNRDRAINAVKHNHKIFVKMSIPNLFSEENRIIFKDEIEKLINSALQLSVQSIVASLEGMKIRKNSTKLFSEASFKKMLIIGEKDPVLDAKSLRNQVKNSNIKVVEFPDGHMSHIENENELIETLKGFINSCN; encoded by the coding sequence ATGGATAATTTTTTTACCTACAAAAACACCACAATTAGATACCGTATTTCTGGTAAAGGAGCCGCAGTAGTTTTACTCCATGGCTTTCTTGAAGATTTAACCATGTGGGATACTATTACAACAGTACTTTCAAAAAGAAACCGTATTGTTGCAATTGATCTATTGGGACACGGAAAGTCGGAAAATTTAGGTTATATCCATACGATGGAGGAACAAGCAGAAATGGTAAAAGCGTTGCTAAAGCATTTAAAGCTGAGAAAATATACCTTTATTGGGCATAGTATGGGCGGTTATATTAGCCTCGCTTTCTCGAAAATCTATCCAGATTCGATTAAAGGAATCTGTTTGATGAATTCTACTGCTGAAGCAGATACCAAAGAAAAAAAGACAAATAGGGATAGGGCAATTAACGCTGTAAAACACAACCACAAAATTTTTGTAAAAATGTCTATTCCAAATTTATTCTCCGAAGAAAATAGAATTATTTTTAAAGATGAAATAGAAAAATTAATAAACAGTGCTTTGCAATTATCCGTTCAAAGTATTGTAGCTTCGTTAGAAGGAATGAAAATCCGTAAAAACAGCACTAAGTTATTTAGTGAAGCTTCGTTTAAGAAAATGCTTATTATAGGTGAAAAAGACCCCGTTTTAGATGCTAAATCTTTAAGAAACCAAGTAAAGAATAGTAATATTAAAGTAGTTGAATTCCCTGACGGACATATGAGCCATATAGAAAATGAGAACGAATTGATTGAAACGTTGAAAGGTTTTATAAATTCTTGTAATTAA
- a CDS encoding TlpA disulfide reductase family protein → MNKILFLLVPILFSACSEKEKPVFTIQGQIENATSDYIILNQESDIERKIATTIDTIYLDNNGSFKAEFNNEPHYYTLVINDSKTIPLIIDKGQEIIINSDGSETKITGSKDTDLFMEYESLRKESLDRLVESIRKQISSESKTESPNPKTIDSLGKLELKNYDLHLEELNTFIKEKMGTSIALYPTSLRWKGKENIDFFDNLVTNFEKAHPNLKVTSRLREKVTRLQQTEIGGIVSDIVLNTSEGKSVSLFSIHKKYTLIDFWASWCGPCRRESSLLANLYDTYKDSGFQIYGVSLDTNKEQWIKAIEKDKRIWPNVSSLDGFASKAAYDFTITALPDNYLIDGDGKIIAKNLHGEKLELLIDELMKE, encoded by the coding sequence ATGAATAAAATTCTTTTTTTACTGGTACCAATTCTTTTTTCTGCTTGTTCAGAAAAAGAAAAACCCGTTTTCACAATACAAGGTCAGATTGAAAATGCTACAAGTGATTATATTATTCTAAATCAAGAAAGTGATATTGAACGAAAAATAGCAACTACAATAGACACTATTTATTTAGATAACAACGGAAGTTTTAAAGCTGAATTTAATAATGAGCCTCACTATTATACTTTAGTAATAAATGATAGTAAAACTATACCATTGATTATAGACAAAGGTCAAGAAATTATCATAAATAGTGATGGTTCCGAAACAAAAATTACGGGTTCTAAAGACACTGATTTATTTATGGAGTACGAGAGTTTAAGAAAAGAATCTTTAGACCGTTTAGTAGAATCCATAAGAAAGCAAATTTCAAGTGAAAGCAAAACCGAAAGTCCAAATCCAAAGACTATTGACTCTTTAGGAAAATTAGAATTAAAAAATTACGACCTACATTTAGAGGAATTGAATACTTTTATTAAAGAAAAAATGGGAACAAGTATTGCTTTGTACCCAACTTCTTTGCGATGGAAAGGAAAAGAGAATATTGATTTTTTTGACAACTTAGTTACAAATTTTGAAAAAGCACATCCTAACCTTAAAGTTACAAGCAGATTAAGAGAAAAAGTTACCCGTTTGCAACAAACTGAAATTGGTGGCATTGTCTCCGATATTGTTTTAAATACCTCTGAAGGCAAATCGGTCAGTTTATTTTCAATACATAAAAAATACACTTTGATTGATTTTTGGGCTAGCTGGTGTGGTCCATGCCGAAGAGAAAGTAGTTTGCTCGCCAATTTATACGATACCTACAAAGATTCAGGGTTTCAAATTTATGGGGTATCGTTAGATACCAACAAAGAGCAATGGATCAAGGCTATTGAAAAAGATAAGCGTATTTGGCCCAATGTTTCTTCATTGGACGGATTTGCTTCAAAGGCCGCTTACGATTTTACAATTACCGCATTGCCCGATAACTATTTAATAGATGGCGACGGAAAAATTATAGCCAAAAATTTACATGGGGAAAAATTGGAATTACTAATAGATGAACTTATGAAAGAGTAA
- a CDS encoding choice-of-anchor B family protein, whose amino-acid sequence MEDLSKTDSDKDGILDSNDNCLTSANSNQNDIDGDGIGDACDTAFTFKTTPCTGGMADIYPCNNYDLLQHIPLSYLHAESANDSWGWKDPETDKEYAIIGLDNGTAFIDITNANEAIYLGKLPTATQNSSWRDIKVYNNHAFIVSEAQGHGMQVFDLSKLRNVDSPPKTFAADNHYTGFGNAHNMVINEATGYAYPVGTSRTGPYLGGPLFINIQNPTSPIDEGGYAMDNYSHDAQVVTYKGTDTEHIGKEILVGSNENEVVIVDITDKSNPKNISKISYANVGYTHQGWFTENHQYFILGDELDERNFGFNSRTLVFDFTDLDNPKLKTTYTGPTPAIDHNGYTKNNVFYLANYTAGVRFIDISDIENSTLNEVGYFDTYPANDNAAFSGAWNVFPYLESGKIIVSDIESGLFIIKKK is encoded by the coding sequence ATGGAAGATTTATCAAAAACTGATTCTGACAAGGATGGAATTCTTGATAGTAATGATAATTGTTTAACATCTGCAAATTCAAATCAAAATGACATAGATGGAGATGGAATAGGAGATGCTTGTGATACCGCTTTTACTTTTAAAACAACTCCTTGTACTGGAGGAATGGCTGATATCTACCCATGTAATAATTATGACTTGCTTCAGCATATTCCATTGAGTTATTTACATGCAGAATCTGCTAATGATTCTTGGGGTTGGAAAGATCCTGAAACTGATAAAGAATATGCAATTATAGGACTTGATAATGGTACCGCATTTATTGATATAACTAATGCCAATGAAGCAATCTACTTGGGTAAATTACCAACTGCAACTCAAAACAGCTCTTGGCGAGATATAAAAGTCTATAATAATCATGCTTTTATTGTTAGTGAAGCTCAAGGCCATGGCATGCAAGTTTTCGATTTATCAAAATTGAGAAACGTTGACAGTCCTCCTAAAACTTTTGCAGCAGATAACCATTATACTGGTTTTGGTAATGCACACAATATGGTAATTAATGAAGCTACTGGTTATGCATATCCCGTAGGTACTAGCAGAACTGGACCCTATTTAGGTGGTCCATTGTTTATAAATATTCAAAATCCTACCTCTCCAATTGATGAAGGTGGTTACGCAATGGATAATTACAGTCATGACGCCCAGGTGGTAACCTATAAAGGAACTGATACAGAGCATATAGGTAAAGAAATTTTAGTCGGTAGCAATGAAAATGAAGTGGTTATAGTAGATATAACAGACAAATCAAATCCAAAAAATATTTCAAAAATTTCTTATGCCAATGTTGGCTATACGCACCAAGGTTGGTTTACTGAAAATCATCAGTATTTTATCTTGGGTGATGAATTGGATGAACGAAATTTTGGGTTTAATTCAAGAACCTTAGTATTTGATTTTACCGACTTAGATAACCCTAAATTAAAAACTACATACACCGGGCCAACCCCTGCAATAGACCATAACGGTTATACAAAAAATAATGTTTTCTATTTAGCCAACTATACCGCAGGAGTTCGATTTATTGATATTTCTGACATCGAAAATAGCACACTTAACGAAGTGGGATATTTTGACACCTATCCTGCAAATGACAACGCCGCCTTTAGCGGAGCATGGAATGTATTTCCGTATTTAGAAAGTGGTAAAATTATAGTTAGTGATATCGAAAGTGGGTTATTTATCATCAAAAAAAAGTAA
- a CDS encoding BrxA/BrxB family bacilliredoxin produces the protein MYPEEIVKPMRQQLVDAGFQELKSADQVDTILNEKGTTLVMVNSVCGCAAGTARPGTILSIQGDKKPDHLTTVFAGNDVEAVNKAREHMVPFPPSSPAVALFKDGELVHMLERHHIEGRSAEMIAENLAGAYQEFC, from the coding sequence ATGTATCCAGAAGAAATAGTAAAACCAATGCGTCAACAATTAGTAGATGCAGGTTTTCAAGAATTAAAATCAGCAGACCAAGTTGACACTATATTAAATGAAAAAGGGACAACTTTAGTAATGGTAAATTCTGTTTGTGGTTGTGCTGCAGGTACCGCAAGACCAGGAACAATTTTATCCATACAAGGAGATAAGAAGCCAGACCATTTAACTACGGTATTTGCCGGAAATGATGTTGAAGCTGTTAATAAAGCAAGAGAACACATGGTTCCTTTCCCTCCATCTTCTCCAGCTGTTGCATTATTTAAGGATGGTGAATTGGTGCACATGTTAGAGCGTCATCACATTGAAGGCAGATCAGCCGAAATGATTGCTGAAAACTTAGCAGGAGCTTATCAGGAGTTTTGTTAA
- a CDS encoding lysophospholipid acyltransferase family protein: MQKLLAYPLSVLYYLCFGLTLVLFHPILWISNNVFGYTGLKKSVDVFQFFLLRCLNILGTRFTFTNPHNIENNQPLIIVSNHQSMYDISPIIWYMRKHHPKFISKVELGKGIPSVSYNLRHGGSALIDRKDPRQAITAIKEFASSVKNNNWAAVIFPEGTRSKNGVPKDFQKRGLLTLFKEIPNATVVPISINNSWKTVRYGKFPMGIGTHMTFTVHKPVKIATFTDSEALLNQIETTIKNGVHLKKTVNVIKK; encoded by the coding sequence ATGCAAAAACTTCTAGCCTATCCATTATCTGTTTTATATTACCTCTGTTTTGGATTAACACTGGTTCTATTCCATCCTATTTTATGGATTAGCAATAACGTATTTGGTTACACCGGTTTAAAGAAAAGTGTTGATGTTTTTCAATTTTTTTTATTACGATGTCTTAATATTTTAGGTACACGTTTTACTTTTACTAATCCGCATAATATAGAAAATAATCAGCCTTTAATAATAGTTTCAAATCATCAGAGCATGTACGATATTTCACCAATAATATGGTACATGCGTAAGCATCATCCTAAATTTATTAGTAAAGTTGAATTGGGCAAGGGCATACCGAGCGTATCTTATAATTTACGACATGGAGGTTCAGCTTTGATTGATAGAAAAGATCCAAGACAAGCCATTACGGCAATAAAGGAATTTGCATCATCTGTAAAAAATAATAATTGGGCCGCAGTCATTTTTCCAGAAGGCACAAGAAGTAAAAATGGTGTGCCAAAAGACTTTCAAAAAAGAGGACTACTAACTCTGTTTAAAGAAATACCTAACGCTACCGTTGTACCAATTTCTATCAATAATTCTTGGAAAACAGTACGTTATGGAAAATTTCCTATGGGCATTGGCACGCATATGACTTTTACTGTACATAAACCAGTAAAAATTGCTACCTTTACGGATAGTGAAGCCTTATTAAATCAAATTGAAACCACCATTAAGAATGGTGTTCATCTCAAAAAAACAGTTAATGTCATTAAAAAATAA
- the thiL gene encoding thiamine-phosphate kinase, whose protein sequence is MLEDKNEQRTSLAELGEFGLIKHLTNQVKLTHKSSIKGVGDDAAVLEFKDKQVLVTTDLLVEGVHFDLSYMPLKHLGYKAVMVNLSDVFAMNGTATQITVSLAVSNRFPLEAIEELYAGIHLACKIYNVDLIGGDTSSSTKGLLISVTALGKASKEDIVYRNGAKPNDLIVVTGDLGAAYLGLQVLEREKQVFQANPNAQPELDNYTYLVERQLKPEARKDIPNLLKELDVKPTAMIDISDGLSSEIIHICSQSDAGCNLFEDKIPLDPQVISTCEEFNLDSTTVALSGGEDYELLFTVSLDDFDKIKGNPNLTVIGHITEKNEGMHLITRGDQKVELTAQGWNAMK, encoded by the coding sequence ATGCTAGAAGATAAAAACGAACAAAGAACTTCATTAGCTGAACTAGGCGAGTTTGGTTTGATAAAACATTTAACTAATCAGGTTAAATTGACACATAAGTCATCCATAAAAGGTGTCGGTGATGATGCCGCCGTACTAGAGTTTAAAGACAAACAAGTTTTGGTAACTACTGATTTATTGGTAGAAGGTGTGCATTTTGACTTATCGTATATGCCTTTAAAACACTTGGGTTACAAGGCTGTAATGGTTAATTTATCGGATGTGTTTGCAATGAACGGTACCGCAACTCAGATAACCGTTTCGTTGGCAGTTTCCAACCGTTTTCCTTTAGAGGCCATTGAAGAACTGTATGCGGGAATTCATTTAGCCTGTAAAATTTATAATGTTGATTTGATCGGTGGAGATACAAGTTCTTCTACCAAAGGATTATTGATTAGTGTAACTGCATTGGGCAAAGCTTCTAAAGAAGATATTGTATATAGAAATGGAGCAAAACCTAACGATTTAATAGTAGTTACTGGAGATTTAGGAGCTGCTTATTTAGGCCTACAAGTGTTGGAGCGTGAAAAGCAAGTTTTTCAAGCAAATCCGAATGCACAACCTGAATTGGATAATTATACCTATTTAGTTGAACGGCAATTAAAGCCAGAAGCTAGAAAAGACATTCCGAATTTATTAAAAGAATTAGATGTAAAACCAACGGCTATGATTGATATTAGCGATGGGTTGTCATCTGAAATCATTCACATTTGTAGTCAAAGTGATGCGGGATGCAATTTGTTTGAGGATAAAATTCCGTTAGACCCACAAGTAATTTCTACCTGTGAAGAATTTAATTTGGATAGCACAACAGTTGCGTTAAGTGGAGGAGAGGATTATGAATTGTTGTTTACTGTTAGCTTAGACGATTTTGATAAGATAAAAGGGAATCCCAATTTGACGGTTATCGGCCACATAACCGAAAAAAACGAAGGTATGCACTTGATAACCAGGGGCGATCAAAAAGTGGAACTGACCGCTCAGGGGTGGAATGCAATGAAGTAA
- a CDS encoding metallophosphoesterase: protein MMHSILDNAFKNAKPLTINKDSKIILFSDVHKGDNSYADDFLHNMVIYQHAIQEYYQKNFTYIELGDGIELWENYSFEPIYKAHKSTFELLKLFYDDNRLYLLWGNHDMIFGDPLTVEKMLYEVFPPKNIEEKERLFNLEYHESMLLQIENTDKKIFLIHGHQADWFNYRFWKVSRFFVRYLWMPLQKWFTIKDPTSPAKNNITLNRIEKKLKDWMLKNNNQMVIAGHTHRPRFPDPGLLPYFNDGSCVHPNSIIGLEIENLEIVMVKWHFEQDENGENTIVKTILAGPQPLSLYL, encoded by the coding sequence ATGATGCACTCTATTCTTGATAACGCTTTTAAAAATGCGAAGCCTTTAACTATAAACAAAGATTCTAAAATTATACTTTTTAGTGATGTGCATAAAGGCGATAATAGCTATGCAGATGATTTTTTGCATAATATGGTCATTTACCAACATGCCATACAAGAGTATTATCAAAAAAACTTCACCTATATTGAATTGGGCGACGGCATAGAGCTTTGGGAAAATTACTCCTTTGAACCCATTTACAAAGCCCATAAAAGTACTTTTGAGTTGCTAAAATTGTTTTATGACGATAATCGTTTGTATTTACTTTGGGGCAACCACGATATGATATTTGGCGACCCATTAACGGTAGAAAAAATGTTATACGAAGTTTTTCCACCCAAAAATATTGAAGAAAAAGAGCGTCTTTTTAATTTAGAATATCATGAAAGTATGTTGTTACAGATTGAAAATACAGATAAAAAAATATTTTTGATTCATGGGCATCAGGCAGACTGGTTCAACTATAGGTTTTGGAAAGTCAGCCGGTTTTTTGTACGCTATTTATGGATGCCTTTACAAAAATGGTTTACAATAAAAGATCCAACCAGTCCCGCAAAAAATAATATTACACTCAACAGAATTGAGAAAAAACTAAAAGATTGGATGTTAAAAAACAATAATCAAATGGTTATTGCCGGGCATACGCACAGACCCCGTTTTCCTGATCCAGGGCTATTGCCTTATTTTAATGACGGTAGTTGTGTACATCCAAATTCCATTATTGGTTTAGAAATTGAAAATCTAGAAATAGTTATGGTAAAATGGCATTTTGAACAAGATGAGAATGGAGAAAATACCATTGTAAAAACAATTTTGGCTGGACCACAACCTTTGAGTTTATACTTATAA
- the brnQ gene encoding branched-chain amino acid transport system II carrier protein has protein sequence MTKTKKILITGFALFSLFFGAGNLLLPPLLGYKAGSDWFWVSLGFMITAVVIPILGILAHAKLQGTMFDFGKKVSPVFSIIYCVIVYIISITIPSPRTAAATHEIAIYPIFETNPLLTSSIYFGLVLVFVLNRSRILSLIGKFLTPLIVLILFLVIGIGIFSSEMLMNPSNFSTPIVDGLLEGYQTFDAIGAVVVGAVIIVSLNIHNKNESFEIKKEIIKKAGFIAGSGLFIIYAGLISLGAFYGSEIFIDDALSNDMQRANLLMGISLRTLGSIGKTFLSVLIALACFTTAVGIVTGTADYFKGLFKNSQIAYLITAVLGCAFGILVGQLDFHSIIMIALPVLMFIYPITIVLILLNVVSDKYASKTVFRMVVLVTFLFSIPDFLKFIIPAENLQGVQSIIPLAQYSLGWVLPAFLTFILVNVFSLRLS, from the coding sequence GTGACTAAAACTAAAAAAATACTAATTACTGGATTCGCCTTATTTTCATTGTTTTTTGGTGCTGGAAATTTATTACTACCTCCTTTATTAGGTTATAAAGCTGGTTCAGATTGGTTCTGGGTTTCTCTTGGATTTATGATAACCGCTGTGGTAATCCCCATACTTGGTATTTTGGCTCATGCTAAATTACAAGGTACTATGTTTGATTTTGGTAAAAAAGTATCGCCAGTTTTCAGCATAATTTATTGTGTCATTGTCTATATTATTTCGATTACAATACCATCACCTAGAACAGCTGCAGCAACACATGAAATTGCTATTTACCCCATTTTTGAAACCAACCCATTATTAACAAGTAGTATCTATTTTGGGTTAGTTTTGGTATTTGTCTTAAACCGCTCTAGGATATTGAGCCTTATTGGTAAATTTTTAACGCCATTAATTGTTTTAATTCTCTTTTTAGTAATTGGAATAGGTATTTTCTCTAGCGAAATGTTAATGAATCCATCTAATTTTAGTACACCCATTGTAGATGGTTTATTGGAAGGATACCAAACTTTTGATGCCATTGGTGCTGTTGTGGTTGGAGCAGTAATAATTGTATCATTAAATATTCATAATAAAAACGAGTCCTTTGAGATTAAAAAAGAGATCATAAAAAAAGCTGGATTTATAGCTGGTTCAGGGTTGTTCATTATTTATGCCGGATTGATTTCGTTAGGAGCATTTTATGGCTCAGAAATTTTTATTGATGACGCTTTAAGTAATGATATGCAGAGGGCCAATCTGTTAATGGGAATTAGCCTACGAACTTTAGGAAGCATTGGTAAAACATTTTTAAGTGTTTTAATTGCGTTGGCTTGTTTTACTACGGCGGTGGGTATTGTTACAGGTACAGCAGATTACTTTAAGGGCTTGTTTAAAAACTCGCAAATAGCATATCTAATTACAGCTGTGTTGGGTTGTGCTTTTGGAATTTTGGTTGGGCAATTAGACTTTCATTCCATTATTATGATTGCTTTGCCTGTTTTAATGTTTATTTACCCTATAACAATTGTACTTATTTTATTAAACGTAGTGTCAGATAAATATGCTTCAAAAACGGTTTTTAGAATGGTAGTGTTGGTTACTTTTCTGTTTAGTATTCCTGATTTTTTAAAGTTTATTATTCCTGCTGAAAATTTGCAGGGAGTACAAAGTATTATTCCTTTAGCTCAATATAGTTTGGGTTGGGTATTGCCCGCTTTCTTAACTTTTATACTTGTAAACGTTTTTAGTTTAAGACTTTCTTAA